One Actinoplanes missouriensis 431 DNA segment encodes these proteins:
- a CDS encoding CoA-acylating methylmalonate-semialdehyde dehydrogenase → MSHIAHWVSGSETPGTSGRVGPVFNPATGEQIATVDLASKAEVDAVVAVAAAAAKQWRAASLSKRSAVLFKFRELLAAHSGELARIVTTEHGKVLADAAGEIARGLENVEFATGIPNLMKGSFSEQAATGVDVYSIRQPLGVVAGITPFNFPAMVPLWMCATAIAAGNAFVLKPSEKDPSASLFLARLWKEAGLPDGVFNVVHGDKEAVDAILLNPEIAAVSFVGSTPIAKYIYETGTAQGKRVQALGGAKNHMIVLPDAELDAAADAAISAGYGAAGERCMAISVVVAVGDIADPLVDAIAARIPKIKIGDGADPASEMGPLISAQHRDKVAGYVAAGASEGATVVADGRETTDISDKGFFLGATLLDNVTPEMTVYTDEIFGPVLSVVRVGTYAEAVQLVNDNEYGNGTAIFTRDGGAARQFQFDVNAGMVGVNVPIPVPVAYYSFGGWKASLFGDTHMYGPDGIHFFTRSKVVTSRWPDPGTSSIDLGFPQTR, encoded by the coding sequence ATGAGTCACATTGCGCACTGGGTCAGCGGTTCGGAAACGCCGGGGACGTCCGGCCGGGTGGGACCGGTCTTCAACCCGGCCACGGGCGAGCAGATCGCCACGGTCGACCTCGCCTCGAAGGCGGAGGTCGACGCGGTCGTCGCGGTGGCCGCCGCGGCCGCGAAACAGTGGCGGGCGGCGTCGCTGTCGAAGCGCTCGGCCGTCCTCTTCAAGTTCCGCGAGCTGCTCGCGGCGCACTCCGGCGAGCTGGCGAGGATCGTCACCACCGAGCACGGCAAGGTGCTCGCCGACGCGGCCGGGGAGATCGCCCGCGGCCTGGAGAACGTCGAGTTCGCCACCGGCATCCCGAACCTGATGAAGGGCAGCTTCTCGGAGCAGGCCGCGACCGGCGTGGACGTGTACTCGATCCGCCAGCCGCTCGGTGTGGTCGCCGGCATCACCCCGTTCAACTTCCCGGCGATGGTGCCGCTCTGGATGTGCGCCACCGCGATCGCCGCGGGCAACGCGTTCGTGCTCAAGCCGAGCGAGAAGGACCCGTCGGCGTCGCTCTTCCTGGCCCGGCTCTGGAAGGAGGCCGGCCTGCCGGACGGCGTCTTCAACGTGGTGCACGGCGACAAGGAGGCGGTCGACGCGATCCTGCTGAACCCGGAGATCGCCGCGGTCAGTTTCGTCGGCTCCACCCCGATCGCGAAGTACATCTACGAGACCGGCACCGCACAGGGCAAGCGGGTGCAGGCCCTCGGCGGCGCGAAGAACCACATGATCGTGCTGCCGGACGCCGAGCTGGACGCGGCGGCGGACGCGGCGATCAGCGCGGGATACGGCGCCGCCGGTGAGCGGTGCATGGCGATCTCGGTGGTGGTGGCCGTGGGGGACATCGCGGATCCGCTGGTGGACGCCATCGCGGCCCGTATCCCGAAGATCAAGATCGGCGACGGGGCGGACCCGGCGTCGGAGATGGGTCCGCTGATCAGCGCGCAGCACCGGGACAAGGTCGCGGGTTACGTGGCGGCAGGCGCATCCGAAGGTGCCACGGTCGTCGCGGACGGCCGCGAAACCACCGACATTTCGGACAAGGGCTTCTTCCTCGGCGCCACCCTGCTCGACAACGTCACCCCGGAGATGACCGTCTACACCGACGAGATCTTCGGCCCGGTGCTCAGCGTGGTCCGCGTCGGCACCTACGCCGAGGCCGTCCAGCTGGTCAACGACAACGAGTACGGCAACGGCACCGCGATCTTCACGCGGGACGGCGGCGCGGCCCGGCAGTTCCAGTTCGACGTCAACGCCGGCATGGTCGGCGTGAACGTCCCGATCCCGGTGCCGGTCGCCTACTACTCGTTCGGCGGCTGGAAGGCGTCGCTCTTCGGCGACACCCACATGTACGGCCCGGACGGCATCCACTTCTTCACCCGCAGCAAGGTCGTCACGTCGCGCTGGCCCGACCCGGGGACTTCGTCGATCGACCTCGGCTTCCCGCAGACTCGATAA
- a CDS encoding aspartate aminotransferase family protein, whose product MTNEAQVRADDRAHVFHSWSAQGLIDPLPIEKALGSHFWDYTGKKYLDFSSQLVNINIGHQHPRLVAAIQEQAAKLCTIQPAFANDKRGEAARMIAEVAPDGLNKVFFTNGGAEANENAIRMARLHTGRHKVLSTYRSYHGSTATAITATGDPRRWPNEPVAIGVVHFWGPYPYRSPFFSANEQQESERALQHLRDTIVFEGPGTIAAILIETVVGTNGILVPPPGYLAGVRAICDEFGIVFIADEVMAGFGRCGEWFAIDRWGVTPDLITFAKGVNSGYLPLGGVIISDAIAETFRERPFPGGLTYSGHPLAAASAVASMQIFKEEGVIEHARMLGEDVIGPALSEIAAKHPSVGEVRGLGVFWAVELVKNEDKTPLVPFNAAGKDAAPMNAVAAACKERGLWPFVHFNRIHVVPPCTTSVDEVREGLAILDEALTAADGYTTG is encoded by the coding sequence GTGACCAACGAGGCTCAGGTACGCGCGGACGACCGCGCCCACGTCTTCCACTCCTGGTCCGCTCAGGGCCTGATCGACCCGCTGCCGATCGAGAAGGCGCTGGGCAGCCACTTCTGGGACTACACCGGCAAGAAGTATCTGGACTTCTCGTCGCAGCTCGTCAACATCAACATCGGGCACCAGCACCCGCGGCTGGTCGCGGCCATCCAGGAGCAGGCCGCGAAGCTCTGCACGATCCAGCCGGCCTTCGCCAACGACAAGCGCGGCGAGGCGGCCCGGATGATCGCCGAGGTCGCGCCGGACGGCCTGAACAAGGTCTTCTTCACCAACGGCGGCGCCGAGGCCAACGAGAACGCGATCCGGATGGCCCGGCTGCACACCGGCCGCCACAAGGTGCTCTCCACCTACCGCAGCTATCATGGCTCGACCGCGACCGCGATCACCGCGACCGGCGACCCGCGGCGCTGGCCGAACGAGCCGGTCGCGATCGGGGTCGTGCACTTCTGGGGACCGTACCCGTACCGGTCGCCGTTCTTCTCCGCGAACGAGCAGCAGGAGTCCGAGCGCGCCCTGCAGCACCTGCGCGACACGATCGTCTTCGAGGGCCCGGGCACGATCGCCGCGATCCTGATCGAGACGGTGGTCGGGACGAACGGCATCCTGGTCCCGCCGCCCGGCTACCTGGCCGGCGTCCGGGCGATCTGCGACGAGTTCGGCATCGTCTTCATCGCCGACGAGGTGATGGCGGGCTTCGGCCGGTGCGGCGAGTGGTTCGCGATCGACAGGTGGGGCGTCACGCCGGACCTGATCACGTTCGCCAAGGGCGTGAACTCCGGGTACCTGCCGCTCGGTGGCGTGATCATCTCGGACGCGATCGCCGAGACGTTCCGGGAGCGGCCGTTCCCCGGTGGCCTGACCTACTCCGGTCACCCCCTCGCGGCGGCGTCCGCGGTGGCGAGCATGCAGATCTTCAAGGAGGAGGGGGTCATCGAGCACGCCCGGATGCTGGGCGAGGACGTGATCGGCCCGGCTCTCTCCGAGATCGCCGCGAAGCACCCGAGCGTGGGCGAGGTTCGCGGACTGGGCGTGTTCTGGGCGGTCGAGCTCGTCAAGAATGAGGACAAGACGCCACTTGTCCCGTTCAATGCGGCCGGAAAAGACGCGGCGCCCATGAACGCGGTCGCCGCCGCCTGCAAGGAACGCGGCCTCTGGCCCTTCGTCCACTTCAACCGGATCCACGTCGTGCCCCCGTGCACGACCAGCGTGGACGAGGTTCGGGAGGGCCTCGCGATCCTGGATGAGGCGCTGACCGCGGCGGATGGTTACACCACCGGGTGA
- a CDS encoding gamma-aminobutyraldehyde dehydrogenase, with product MNRKAPSFVSTVLRNFVGGSYSDTADGITTPVIDPSTGEAYAQAPVSSPRDVERAVASAAEGFEVWRDSTPAERQRALLRIADAVEARAEEIIAAECRNTGKPVAATRQEEMAPILDELRFFAGAARILEGKSAGEYLRDHTSFVRREPIGVVAQIAPWNYPMVMAVWKFAPAIAAGNAVVLKPSDTTPVSTLLLAEIAAEFLPPGVLNVVCGDRDTGRALVAHPTPQLVSITGSTRAGMEVAASAAPDLKKVHLELGGKAPVVVFDDVDIEATAAAIAGAGFFNAGQDCTAATRVLVHERIAADFTAALAAAARATKAGPPSDTEAYFGPVNNANQLDRVTGFLGRTPDHADVVAGGNRIGDRGYFLEPTVVTGLRQQDEMIQDEIFGPVITVQSFTDEQQAVRWANDVRFGLSASVWTQNHGRAMRVSRRLDFGAVWINTHLPFVSEMPHGGYGHSGYGKDLSLYGFEEYTRIKHVMSFNG from the coding sequence ATGAACCGGAAGGCTCCATCTTTCGTGAGTACCGTGCTGCGCAACTTCGTCGGCGGGTCCTACAGCGACACCGCCGACGGGATCACCACGCCGGTCATCGACCCCAGCACCGGGGAAGCCTACGCGCAGGCGCCGGTCTCCTCGCCACGGGACGTCGAGCGGGCGGTGGCCTCGGCCGCCGAGGGTTTCGAGGTGTGGCGGGACAGCACCCCCGCCGAGCGGCAGCGGGCGCTGCTGCGGATCGCGGACGCGGTCGAGGCGCGGGCCGAGGAGATCATCGCGGCCGAGTGCCGTAACACCGGCAAGCCGGTCGCGGCGACCCGCCAGGAGGAGATGGCGCCGATCCTGGACGAGCTGCGCTTCTTCGCCGGCGCGGCGCGCATCCTGGAGGGCAAGTCGGCGGGGGAGTACCTGCGCGACCACACCTCGTTCGTGCGGCGTGAGCCGATCGGCGTGGTCGCGCAGATCGCCCCCTGGAACTATCCGATGGTGATGGCCGTCTGGAAGTTCGCCCCGGCGATCGCGGCCGGCAACGCGGTGGTGCTCAAGCCGTCGGACACCACGCCGGTGAGCACGCTGCTGCTCGCCGAGATCGCCGCCGAGTTCCTGCCGCCGGGCGTGCTCAACGTGGTCTGCGGCGACCGGGACACCGGCCGCGCGCTGGTCGCGCACCCGACCCCGCAGCTGGTGTCGATCACCGGTTCCACCCGGGCCGGCATGGAGGTCGCCGCGTCGGCCGCGCCCGACCTGAAGAAGGTGCACCTGGAGCTCGGCGGCAAGGCGCCGGTCGTGGTCTTCGACGATGTCGACATCGAGGCCACCGCGGCCGCGATCGCCGGTGCCGGCTTCTTCAACGCCGGGCAGGACTGCACGGCGGCCACCCGGGTGCTGGTGCACGAGCGGATCGCCGCCGACTTCACCGCCGCCCTCGCGGCCGCGGCGAGGGCCACGAAGGCCGGTCCGCCGTCGGACACCGAGGCGTACTTCGGCCCGGTCAACAACGCGAACCAGCTGGACCGGGTCACCGGTTTCCTGGGCCGCACCCCGGATCACGCGGACGTGGTGGCCGGCGGCAACCGGATCGGTGACCGTGGGTACTTCCTCGAGCCGACCGTCGTGACCGGACTGCGCCAGCAGGATGAGATGATCCAGGACGAGATCTTCGGGCCGGTCATCACGGTGCAGAGTTTCACGGACGAGCAGCAGGCGGTCCGCTGGGCCAACGACGTCCGGTTCGGTCTCAGCGCCAGTGTCTGGACCCAGAACCACGGCCGGGCGATGCGGGTCTCCCGCCGGCTCGACTTCGGCGCGGTGTGGATCAACACGCACCTGCCGTTCGTCTCCGAGATGCCGCACGGCGGCTACGGTCACTCCGGTTACGGCAAGGACCTTTCCCTGTACGGCTTCGAGGAGTACACCCGGATCAAGCACGTCATGAGTTTCAACGGCTGA
- a CDS encoding ABC transporter ATP-binding protein gives MTTSPPHHATSAPTGDGQRAGHPAIEFAGVRKDYLSHGEAVPAVKSLDLAIGQGEFFSLLGPSGCGKTTTMRMIAGFEEPTAGKVFLDGQDVTGVAPNKRDVNMVFQSYALFPHLNVLQNVAFGLERKKVAKSEIRRRVGEILEIVSLTGMEKRQPKEMSGGQQQRVALARALVNHPRALLLDEPLGALDLKLRQQMQVELKRIQREVGITFVYVTHDQGEALTMSDRIAVMNGGLIEQLGSPRAIYERPASRFVAGFIGTSNLIDGQVSWVENGLGVIDLGSGERVLMPLPASVAAGRAIEVSVRPEKIDLHRSAPHAPGLSVVSGTVSEVVYHGTSTNYTVATTAGSDFVVFDQNAHDAEDVASRGERVFLTWAPQHSYPIGV, from the coding sequence ATGACCACTTCTCCCCCGCACCACGCCACGAGCGCGCCGACCGGCGACGGTCAGCGCGCCGGGCACCCGGCGATCGAGTTCGCCGGCGTGCGCAAGGACTACCTGTCGCACGGTGAGGCGGTGCCGGCCGTCAAGAGCCTGGACCTGGCGATCGGACAGGGGGAGTTCTTCTCGCTGCTCGGCCCCTCCGGCTGCGGCAAGACCACCACCATGCGGATGATCGCGGGCTTCGAGGAGCCCACCGCCGGCAAGGTGTTCCTGGACGGTCAGGACGTCACCGGCGTCGCGCCGAACAAGCGCGACGTCAACATGGTCTTCCAGTCGTACGCGCTCTTCCCGCACCTGAACGTGCTGCAGAACGTGGCGTTCGGGCTGGAGCGCAAGAAGGTGGCCAAGAGCGAGATCCGCCGGCGGGTCGGCGAGATCCTCGAGATCGTCTCGCTGACCGGGATGGAGAAGCGGCAGCCCAAGGAGATGTCCGGCGGCCAGCAGCAGCGTGTGGCGCTGGCCCGGGCGCTGGTGAACCACCCGCGGGCGCTGCTGCTCGACGAGCCGCTCGGCGCGCTCGACCTGAAACTGCGCCAGCAGATGCAGGTGGAGCTCAAGCGGATCCAGCGCGAGGTCGGCATCACCTTCGTCTACGTCACGCACGACCAGGGCGAGGCGCTGACGATGTCGGACCGGATCGCGGTCATGAACGGCGGCCTGATCGAGCAGCTGGGCTCGCCGCGGGCCATCTACGAGCGCCCGGCGAGCCGGTTCGTGGCCGGCTTCATCGGCACCTCCAATCTCATCGACGGCCAGGTCAGCTGGGTCGAGAACGGCCTCGGGGTGATCGACCTGGGGTCGGGGGAGCGGGTCCTGATGCCGCTGCCGGCGAGTGTGGCGGCCGGCCGGGCCATCGAGGTCTCGGTGCGCCCGGAGAAGATCGACCTGCACCGCTCGGCGCCGCACGCGCCCGGCCTCAGCGTCGTCTCCGGCACGGTCTCCGAGGTCGTCTACCACGGCACATCGACGAACTACACAGTGGCGACCACCGCTGGATCAGACTTCGTGGTGTTCGATCAGAATGCACACGATGCCGAGGACGTCGCCTCGCGCGGCGAGCGTGTCTTCCTCACCTGGGCCCCGCAGCACTCGTACCCGATCGGAGTCTGA
- a CDS encoding polyamine ABC transporter substrate-binding protein, producing MTQRRFGRRDAMRLGGMSAMGAFLAACGVEGQGKPQASVAPDAVAKFWNGKVKNGTVDFANWPLYMDPKRPELKKFTAKTGIKINSYDEVIQEMGPWFAKVQPQLSAGQSIGYDLMVITNSIQFGQFRDAGFLAPLDHSKLPNYVANAAKSYSQSAYDMGNVFSIPWASGITGIAYDEKKTGRPITKLADLWDPAFKGKVGMFRDLQELGNFGLLAAGIKPGESGEAEWKKAAAKLREQKDAGIVRQYYDQTYIDALGKGEVWITQAWSGDIFQKNVSDGTDFKFVVPEEGGTIWTDNMTIPITAANPVDAITLMDFFYEVENAATLAEYINYVCPVPGAQAVMKKHAAEASGEDKEYLTSVAESPLVFPSEADYAKLHYYVDFNTAEEQQDFSKIFDPIVLG from the coding sequence ATGACGCAGCGGCGGTTCGGCCGCCGCGACGCGATGCGCCTCGGCGGGATGTCGGCGATGGGCGCTTTCCTCGCCGCGTGTGGCGTCGAGGGGCAGGGCAAGCCGCAGGCCAGCGTCGCCCCCGACGCGGTCGCCAAGTTCTGGAACGGCAAGGTCAAGAACGGCACCGTCGATTTCGCGAACTGGCCGCTCTACATGGACCCGAAGAGGCCGGAACTCAAGAAGTTCACCGCGAAGACCGGCATCAAGATCAACTCGTACGACGAGGTCATCCAGGAGATGGGGCCCTGGTTCGCCAAGGTCCAGCCGCAGCTGTCCGCCGGGCAGTCGATCGGCTACGACCTCATGGTGATCACCAACTCGATCCAGTTCGGCCAGTTCCGCGACGCCGGTTTCCTGGCGCCGCTGGACCACTCGAAGCTGCCGAACTACGTGGCGAACGCGGCGAAGTCGTACTCCCAGTCGGCCTACGACATGGGCAACGTCTTCAGCATCCCGTGGGCCTCCGGCATCACCGGCATCGCCTACGACGAGAAGAAGACCGGCCGGCCGATCACCAAGCTCGCCGACCTGTGGGACCCGGCGTTCAAGGGCAAGGTCGGCATGTTCCGCGACCTGCAGGAGCTCGGCAACTTCGGCCTGCTCGCGGCCGGTATCAAGCCCGGCGAGTCGGGCGAGGCCGAGTGGAAGAAGGCCGCCGCCAAGCTGCGCGAGCAGAAGGACGCCGGCATCGTCCGCCAGTACTACGACCAGACCTACATCGACGCGCTCGGCAAGGGCGAGGTCTGGATCACCCAGGCGTGGTCCGGTGACATCTTCCAGAAGAACGTCTCCGACGGCACGGACTTCAAGTTCGTGGTCCCCGAGGAGGGCGGCACGATCTGGACCGACAACATGACCATCCCGATCACGGCGGCCAACCCGGTCGACGCGATCACGCTGATGGACTTCTTCTACGAGGTGGAGAACGCCGCCACCCTCGCCGAGTACATCAACTACGTGTGCCCGGTGCCGGGCGCGCAGGCCGTGATGAAGAAGCACGCGGCCGAGGCCTCCGGCGAGGACAAGGAGTACCTGACCTCGGTGGCCGAGAGCCCGCTGGTCTTCCCGAGCGAGGCCGATTACGCGAAGCTGCACTATTACGTCGACTTCAACACGGCTGAGGAGCAGCAGGACTTCAGCAAGATCTTCGACCCGATCGTGCTGGGCTGA
- a CDS encoding ABC transporter permease, translated as MGRVKRTLAPYLLVLPGGLWLLMFFAVPMATMLSLSLQEGDIVNGYVFTGHWQTYVEAISDYQTQLIRSLVYGVIATIILIVLAFPAAYWIAFYGGKRKATYLFLLLLPFFVSFVLRTISWRLILTDDGFLLSPLKDVGLLPENFHILGTSAAVIGGLVYNFLPFMVLPIYVALERIDPRVVEAARDLYATPITAFRKVILPLALPGVFAGVLMTFIPVSSDYVNSEVLGSSSTTMIGQVIQSQYLSSSNYPTASALSFTLMAVLLVGVFSYARALGTEDVMKVATR; from the coding sequence ATGGGCCGGGTAAAACGTACACTCGCGCCCTACCTGCTCGTGCTGCCCGGCGGGTTGTGGCTCCTGATGTTCTTCGCGGTGCCGATGGCCACCATGCTGTCGCTGTCGCTGCAGGAGGGCGACATCGTCAACGGGTACGTCTTCACGGGTCACTGGCAGACCTACGTCGAGGCGATCTCTGATTACCAGACCCAGTTGATCCGCTCGCTGGTGTACGGCGTCATCGCCACGATCATCCTGATCGTGCTGGCGTTCCCGGCCGCGTACTGGATCGCCTTCTACGGCGGCAAGCGGAAGGCGACCTATCTCTTCCTGCTGCTGTTGCCGTTCTTCGTCTCGTTCGTGCTGCGCACCATCTCGTGGCGGCTGATCCTGACCGACGACGGCTTCCTGCTCAGCCCGCTCAAGGACGTGGGTCTCCTCCCGGAGAACTTCCACATCCTCGGCACGTCGGCCGCGGTGATCGGCGGCCTGGTCTACAACTTCCTGCCCTTCATGGTGCTGCCGATCTACGTGGCCCTGGAGCGCATCGACCCGCGGGTGGTCGAGGCGGCGCGGGACCTGTACGCCACGCCGATCACCGCGTTCCGCAAGGTGATCCTCCCGCTCGCCCTGCCCGGCGTCTTCGCCGGCGTGCTGATGACGTTCATCCCGGTCAGCTCGGACTACGTGAACTCCGAGGTGCTGGGCAGCTCGTCGACCACGATGATCGGGCAGGTCATCCAGAGCCAGTACCTGTCCAGCTCCAACTATCCGACCGCCTCGGCGCTCTCCTTCACCCTGATGGCGGTGCTGCTGGTCGGCGTCTTCTCCTACGCCAGGGCGCTCGGCACCGAGGACGTCATGAAGGTGGCGACCCGATGA
- a CDS encoding ABC transporter permease — protein sequence MTQVSTATPLETPPTRTVTVRKRFGGVQFMHAYTWLIILWLVLPIFVMILFGFNNPSGRYNQTWQGFTLKWYRELFALDDLTSALVLSLVIAVAASIVSTALGTGIGYALGRYQFRGSGSMNLIMFATMSSPELVMGASLLTLFVSLGIGLGPVTITIAHVMFSISFVATVIRARVITLDRSIEEAAADLGANAWTTFWKVTFPIILPAVFSGFMLAFALSVDDFVVTNFTAGTSITFPLWIWGATRVGLPPQVNVMGTLIFATGVLIAVITNIRSRPKKQKI from the coding sequence ATGACTCAGGTTTCGACGGCGACGCCCCTGGAAACACCGCCGACCCGGACGGTCACGGTCCGCAAGAGGTTCGGCGGGGTGCAGTTCATGCACGCCTACACCTGGCTGATCATCCTCTGGCTGGTCCTGCCGATCTTCGTGATGATCCTGTTCGGGTTCAACAACCCGAGCGGGCGCTACAACCAGACCTGGCAGGGCTTCACGCTGAAGTGGTATCGGGAGCTGTTCGCCCTCGACGACCTCACCTCGGCGCTGGTCCTGTCGCTGGTCATCGCGGTCGCCGCCTCGATCGTCTCGACGGCGCTCGGCACCGGCATCGGGTACGCGCTGGGCCGCTACCAGTTCCGCGGCTCCGGCAGCATGAACCTGATCATGTTCGCCACGATGAGCTCCCCGGAGCTGGTGATGGGCGCGTCGCTGCTGACGCTCTTCGTCTCGCTCGGCATCGGCCTGGGCCCGGTGACGATCACGATCGCGCACGTCATGTTCTCCATCTCGTTCGTCGCGACGGTGATCCGGGCCCGGGTGATCACCCTGGACCGGTCCATCGAGGAGGCAGCCGCCGATCTCGGCGCGAACGCGTGGACGACGTTCTGGAAGGTCACCTTCCCGATCATCCTGCCGGCGGTCTTCTCCGGCTTCATGCTCGCGTTCGCCCTCTCCGTGGACGACTTCGTGGTCACCAACTTCACCGCGGGCACCAGCATCACGTTCCCGCTGTGGATCTGGGGCGCCACCCGGGTCGGCCTCCCGCCGCAGGTCAACGTGATGGGCACGCTCATCTTCGCGACAGGCGTGCTGATCGCCGTGATCACCAACATCCGGTCCCGGCCGAAGAAGCAGAAGATCTGA